The following DNA comes from Sorex araneus isolate mSorAra2 chromosome 5, mSorAra2.pri, whole genome shotgun sequence.
GCcaggctgtctctccagctctggggtGCTGCCCTGGGGGGGTGGGCTGCCCCCCACTTGCCCAGCAGCTGACCTCAGATCTTGCCTGGCTAACAGGGGCGGGAGCGGCACACAGTGGGTctggccttgccttgcacacggctgacgcgggttcgattcctggcatcccagatggtcacccgggcactgccaggagtgatccctgagcatcgcagggtgtgaccccccacccccagaaaaggCAAAGGCGAAGACAAGgctggctgcccccagccccccgcccgcccttaggccctgaccactgccctcccccacccacatgtCTGAGGGTTCTGTGGTGGGGTCTGAGGTGACCTTGGACCTCAGGCAGCCCCGGGTTCCTGCTGCTGAGCTGGAATTTCAGCCCCTGTAGGTGGCTGAATGCCCACTCCCACGGTGACTTAAGGGTCCCCCAGGCTGCTGACTGACCCCCAGGAAGCAGTCTTTTGGACTTCAGGAGCACTGGCTCTTCCATTCCAGCCCTCTCAaaagcctctcccctccccgacGCATCACATTGCTCCTGTATttcacttcctccaggaagccctccttgATTGATGCCCTAGTTCCCACTTGTGGTCCCGACATTCCCGATGACTCACTGCCCATCTTGCTGGAACTTTAGCAGGAGAACCTTTGGGGGCCCCCTTCTCAGCTACACTACAGGTTGATCCAGGAAGTGCCCCCgcccactcccctctcccccccacactcccTGGGAAGGCGGGTCCCAGCGGTGTCGCCCTGGGATCCCTTTGGCCCTTGTTTGCAGCAGGACTGGACACAGGGACGGGGCAGTCACGTCCCTCTCCCCTGCTGGCATCCAGGGCGAGTGCCCGTGCGGGGCCCCAGCTCCCTGATGCAGAAGGCGGAGCCCCCAGAAGCCCGGGCTGGGGACGGCGCCCCGGAGGACTCCTCCACCAGCCTGGCGCCCACCATGCTCTACCTGACCACCGCGGACGCAGCCCCCACCACCGAAGGGTCCCTGGTACTGCCCGTCACAGCCCTGTGGCCACAGGtaggggcccggcccggccctgcgcgTCCTTCCACACCCcccaggctgtgttcagggcgccgacggggcggggggtgggggtgggggacagcggCCACTGAGCGGGGCTGGAGCCTGGCCCGAGGGACCGTCCTGGGGGGCCAGGCCggcgggctccggggaccatgtgcgGAGCCGGGGGGCGAGCCGAGGCTGACCGCTGTGCCGTggcggggggaggcgggcggCAGGTCCGTGGGCCCCCTGGCCAGCCTGAACAAGGTGGgacacaccccccccccgtccccatgACCTTGGAGACCCCCTGGCCAGAGCAGCCTGACTTGCTCCCTTGGGGGGTCCTTCCGGAAGGCGTTCAGAGGGCGCGGGGGGCCCCTCTGCTCCCGGCCTGCGGTCGTGGGACCCCTCGGCCCTGTGCCGGGCGCCCCGTCCACTGCTGGGAGCCCGTTTccttgctccccaccccccgcctgcagGCCCAGCCCCGGCCCGACGGGGAGGTGATGCCCACGCTGGACATGGCGCTGTTCGACTGGACGGACTACGAGGACCTGAAGCTCGCGGCCTGGCCCCCCGCGGGGCGGAGAGGTGGGTCCCCCGGCCCGCAGTTGCCCACGGTGGGGCGGGTGGGGCTGAAGTGAGCCCAGCTGCAGGGCCCTGCTGGGCCCTCCCGGGCACTTCCGGGGGACTCGCTGCTGGGTCTCCAGGGCCCTGGACCCCCTTTGTTCCActcgggggtctccagggcccacCCCCGTCAGCTCCGCGCAGTCACCGGCCTGCAGTGCTCCACCCCCAGCGAGTTGGTTAGTTTTATTTCCTCCCCGAGCGGGTCCCCCTCCGCCTCCTCTGTGTCGCTGACCAGGTCACACGCCGGGTGGCAGCACCCAGAGTCTCacacgggggagggggagtgcagCAGAGACCCCCACAGTAGCGCATGCGGCACCAGGGGGGCTCCCACCCAAGCTGAGAGGTCCCGGGGCCCACCCTGTCCAGAGCAGAGGAGGCCACGGCTGGCCGTGCCGGGGATCCCTGCCCTGCCGGCAGCTGACCACAGGCCTTCCTGTCCCCAGAGAGACACCGGGGGAAGCTGTCGGGTGACGGCAATGAGACCTCGCCGGCTGCAGGGGGGACGTGCCGCCACCACCAAGACTGCCTGCCAGGTACGCGCTGCCCCCCGTCCAGGGACCCCGTCCAGGCACCCTGTCCATGGCAGTAGgccagggggctgtggggggggtaggggtgtcCCAGCTCTCAAGATGATGAgaaccccacccacccagccacccagCCATTTGCCCGCTCACCCAACCACCCAGTTACCCAGCACTCTCCTGCCACTGccagtcattatttttattgattttggggGGTTGACTACACCTGGCTTGAACTCAAGTCTCACACACgccgctgagccacatccccacccagggctggcgcgtggactcctggctctgtgctcagcggtcactcccagcggtgcccagggctgtATGTGAGGGCCTCACCACCCTACCAGCCCTTGGTCcgtcccttccctttccttccaccCTCGCTGTCCCGGGTCCTGCCGCCCTGGCCGCCCAGGTCAGGGTGAATTTGCTCTCACTCCACATGGGTGGGGGGCTCTGTGCTTGTCCCCCCCTCACGGCCAGGCGTCGGCCGTCGTGTCCACCAGGCATCCACGCGCCAGGCCCgggtggggatgtggctcagtggcacaCTGAGACTTGGGGTTCGAGCACCGGGCACTGAGCCcggaatgacccctgggcactgcccggcGTGGTCCTGCCGTGCCACACAGCGGCGTCCGCTGGGACCACCCGGAGGAAGAGACGCAGGGGAGGGGCAcgaggccagagaggcagggtcGGACCGGCCCGGGCAGCTGGCACTGTGGCACCACCCCGCCAGGGCTTCGGGGCAGGCCCCTGAACACCGTGCCCGAGCCCCCAGCTGGAGGCCGCCCGCTGACCTCTCTCCTGGTCACTGGCTCTTGCCGAGGGGGGCTGGCTCCTCTGAGCCTTGTTAGTGGCGCCGCCTGGCTGGTCCCTGCCAAGCCACTGTCTGCAGGAAGAAAGGGCTGGGGTGGATGGTGACCCGAGCTGGGGTCCCCGCAGCACCTCTGGCCATCTGTCctctgagaggggagggggccagggaccTCCCAGTACACGTGCACTCCACGCCCCCGCCTCTCCCTCCCCGGCCttctcttgtttgggggccacacagccagggctgctcagggcagTCGCCCCACCCCGGgtaccaaggatcgaacccgcgGTCATCTGcgcgcaaggcaagagccctcccctctggactagcgctccggcccctgcacctCCCCTCTGACCAATCCAGAGTCCTGGCCTTGGTGGTCCTGGCCGCCAGAGCCTCGCCCACGCCGGGGGGCGCTGGATCTCGAGTtcggggcccccccccccccccgaccgtCCGTGCTGACCCCGCGCGCTCTGCCTGTCTCCGCAGGGTCCTGTTGTGACCTCCGGGAGCATCACTGCGACCCGCAGAACCGAGGCCTCAACAACAAATGCTTTGACGACTGCATGTGCGCGGAAGGTGGGATGCTGCTCTGCGTATGCGCAGCACGTGGCCGGAGCATCCCGGGACGAGAGCAGCGTGGCCGGCCCCttcccaggccccccaccccggccccctcccGGCACGGGCGCCCTGAGCTGTCCTGACACGCCCGCGGGAGCCACTCCCTTCTGGAAGCAGGACCcgagggagcggggagggggaccCAGGCCAAGGCCGAGACCCCAGGATTCTCTTCCAGGGGAGGCGTTCAAGCGTGAGGACAGGTTGGGGGGTACCCGGGAAGGGCGCCCTTGGCGGGCCCCCGCAAGTCCAGTGTCCAGACAGACGCCCGAGAGTGCGTCACCCTCAAAGGCATCCCAGGGAGAGATGGAGTTTGGCCCCCGGAGGgcactgaggcccagagaagggCGTGACCCGGCCACACTCACACGCCCAAgcagtggggcaggggctggcaggCGAAGTGTCCCTGCTGGAGGGTTTAGAGGTGACCCGTGGTCGTCAGCCCGTCTCAAGGATGGCCGGCCGTGCTCTGCCCTGCACACCCTCCACGCCAGCGGGTATTGGGCTTGGTTTGGGAGTCctcgcccggcagtgctcaagagtgaccccccccccatggcTCCGTGAACCCCtgcctgtccctccagcccctccaagtgATTTTGAAGCAACGCCAAGGGGTGATTCACAGATCCTTCACCTCCGAGTATTTCAGCAAATATTCCTGAATGGCAGATACTGGATGAACAAAGTAGCAGACGTTACCCCGTACCTCCACTCAGGGAGCACCCcttttcctggggtgggggggagtcagGTGTTCATCACCCATCCCGAGATacaggcctcagtttcttttctttcttttttttttttttttttgctttttgggtcacacccagggatgctcaggagttactcctggctctgcactcaggaatcagtcctgacggtgctctggggaccctatgggatgccggagaccgaaacccggtcagctgcgtgcaaggcaaatgccctacgtgctgtccTACCGCCCCGGCCCCGAGGCCTCATTTTCATTCACATCATCCTCATCGAATGAGGTGCTCAGGCTGGACAGACAGAGTGgtgggtcaggcgcttgccttgcgtgaggcagacccaggttgaactcggatttgatctccagcaccgttatgtggttccccaaagcctaccaggagtgatccctgagcacagagccaggagtaagccctgagtcctgctgggtgtggcaaagaaaacaaaaagaaagaaagaaagcatatgTGCAGTGTGAGTGATGCCCTAGAAaccacacagtgttccaacacccacccctccaccagtgcacatttcccagcccgtgtccccaccccacccctgcctgcctctccctctccctctccctctccctctctctctctctctctctctctctctctctctctctctctctcctttagatgCCCTaaatttcatccctggcatcacatgtggacctgaacacctccaggtgtcgcccatacttttttttttgccttttgggtcacacccggtgatgcacaggtgttacactaggagtaactcctggcggtgctcgggtgaaccaatgggatgctgggagtcaacccaggtaagccgcatgcaaggcaaatgccctaaccactgtgctatcgctgcagccccagtttttgttttttttttttaaagagtaaaagcaaaaatattgggagccagagcaatagtacagtggtagagtgtttgccttgcaggcagccaacctgggcttaatcccagCATCTTAGATggcccccagaaccccaccaggagtgactcctgagcacaggagtaaaccctgagcactgccgcgtgTGGCcacccctcctcaaaaaaaaagaaaaaataaatgctggACTTTGAAATTAGGGAGGCGCCGTGACCCGGTGGGTGCGAGTACGTGGAGAGTTCACGGCTCTGAGGAAGCACAGGTCCAGTCCAGTAGCACAGGGAAGCGGTTCtgggccagagctgtagtacCACAGGGaggcgttggcctggcatgcagcggacctgggttcgatccccggcatcccatatggtcccctgagaaccgccgggagtaattcctgagtgcagagccaggaggaacccctgagcatgtccgggtgggactcaaaaagccaaaataaataataattaagcaGTTCTAGCCCAGGCTTGCTGGCCACAAGCTGAGCTGACCGTgcggagggcagggctggaacAGTGAGGCCAGGAAGAGGGTGCCCCTGCGTAAATGCAGGCGAGAGTCCttgtgcctgagcacagaactaggagcagtCCCACGGCaccacctctgagtgtggcccccagcaaAGCCCACAGGGGCATAAGGGCGCCTGCgcggctggtgtgtgtgtgggggggggggggtgtttcctGAGCCCAGCGGGGTGGGGAGCcaggcacgcagctgacccgggctccgtccccagcacactgccagggctgacccctgagtGCGGAGGACCCCTGGGTGCGTTccaacatccctccacctgccccaaaatACATACGCCCAAAGTGGTCAgcgtcagtgctcagaggtggggAGGcgcccaggagaggcccctgTGACGCTCAGGCgttactctgggctcagtgctcagggactatggggtttcagggatcgaacctgggcccgcTGCGGCCCCGCTGACCCGTGTCCGTCCCGTCTCCCAGGGCTGCGCTGCTACGCCAAGTTCCACCGGAACCGTAGGGTGACCCGGAGGAAGGGGCGCTGCGTGGAGCCCGACACGGCCGACGGCGACCAGGGCTCCTTCATCAACGTCTAGCGGCCCGGCGGGCGCCTGGGGCATCAGCAGGGGCCTGCGACGGGTGTGGAGACCCCGGGACATTGGCTCCTGCTTTAGCAGGGGCAGCCCCCAGCGGACCGCGGCAAGCGCGCCCTCTGCTGTCCGAGCGCGGCGCTGCAGCCGCTTCCCCTGGAAACGCGCGAGTTTGCCCGGGCAAGAACCGGGATTCCCTCGAGATGCGAAGGGGGAAGCCAAGGGCGGGACCCATGAAGCGAGGCAGCTCCTCGGTGCTGAATGTGAAACCGGCACCATCTCGTCTGGTCACCCCCGTTGCCTTTCAAGAAGGCGTTGCTACCATCTTACgggggaggaaactgaggcacggctGATCCTGAGACTGAGAAGGAGGCTCCCAGCTACGGTAGTGCATCCTGCATTCGGACTCTGGGGAGGGCTCCCAGCGCGGAGCGAGCACTGAGCCTGAGCAGGCACCGGGCTCGCCCACACCCTCCCCTGGGACCTCCCTGCCTTGCCCGGGGACCCCTCTTGCCCCTGCAGGCTGCgctgtcctccctcccctgcacACAGCGGCCTCAGAGAACATGATGAAAATGTGTGACGCACAACTGCATGCGTCGGGCATGAGTTGGGGACAAGGACACGGGCACTCTGGGAATTGACTCTGATGGGGGCCAACGTGGGGGGGGCTCCCCCAGGGGACGTGGCCTGGCTCACCCCAGGGGTTCCCTTGCAGAACCTAGGGACTGAACCGTGCCCACCGTCCCTCGGTACCCCCTTTTGTCGTGTGTCGTGGATGCCCTGGCCCCCAAGACCGGCCCGGGACTCGCACCCTCCGGGGCACAGTGGACTCCCCCGAGGGAGCTGGGCATCCCGGAAGTGAAGGTGAAGGTGCTGTCTCGGGTTAACTGCCCCCCAGCACAGTCCCGACTGCTCCCTCCTGCTCACGGCCCGCCGGCCAGAAGCCGCCCGCTCCCACTCCTCAGCCTGCCGTCCCGGAGGACACCAGGACATTGACTCCACCGGGAAATCTGAGCAGGTCAGGGGTCTGGCACCAGGGGACGTCGCCAGATCGAGGAGAAATCAAATAGGCTTGTCTGCCCTCCTCGGCACTCCAGGCTCCGTGCGCCCGgaatctgggggcgggggggacgggaGATGGGAAGAGATCCAGGCCGGCTGCGTGGAAGGCGCACGTGAGCGCTGAGACAGACGGCCGCCCCGTAGAGCCGGTCACGGGACCCCAGAGTCGGGGCTCGGGGCAGGGACCCGCGTGGCTGTGAGGGGGTGACGGCTGGCCCAGGAAACCCACAGCAGGAAACAGCCCCGGGTTCAAGGGCGAGGCCCGGAAATGGCCCAGCTGGGGGCCCAGGGTGGGGATGGAGGCGGGAGGAGGCCCGGACGGTTCCTACCTGCCCCTTCGCCACcttcagtttgtgtgtgtgaaggggctGAGTCAATCCTCGGACCAGGGACCCCCAAAGCCCCCTCACGGCGGAATCGAACGCTCGGCCCTTCCTTacatctttttccttttacaaataaaactttttattattgtcATGACTAAGAGtttgaattttatgtatttttacttattcgtttattttggtttgggggccacgcctgctcctggctcggtgctcagggaagactCGTGGTGGGCCGGGGGGCCCTGCGGGCACTGAAGACCAAGCCTGGGCTGGCACGTGCCTGGCGAGTGTCCTACCTGcggcactattgctccggccccgggaagtctgagtttttaaaaaaactttaagtttttatattttatttaaatactgctGTTTACCAAGTATTTGAACCAAgtattgttcataatatagtggTTTCGGGTTTCAGTGTTCCCACACCAATCCCTCCTGCAGCGTGACCTTCctgccaccattgtccccagtttcccactcacTCCCCCAAGCCTCTGTAAGAGGCACAAAATCAATTGCTTTATcctgcttgttacaacaaaatgactAATTGGgctataaaaaaaatactttagttaaaaaaatgtggggggctggagcgataacacagagagtagggcgtttgccttgcatgtggccgacccaggttcgattcccagcatcccatagggtcccctgagcaccgccaggagtggttcctgagtgcagagccaggtgtgacacatacaaaaaaaaaaaatgtgggtcatagagacagtccagtgggtaaggtgcttgcgttgcacgcggccaacctgggtttgacccctggcatcccatacggtcccctgagcatctgagtgcagagcaaggagtaacccctgggcatggccaggtgtgacccaaagaagaaaaaaaaaaagagagaaaagaaatggatCATCCACTTTCTTCTCGGCTCCCTTTTTGGCCACTGGCTATAAGAAGCTTGTTTTTGCTGGTCACCCCCTGTGCTGTTCAGAGACACATGGAAGACGGaggcttttgttttcttggtgctggggaccgaactcagggcctcacacacgctaACTGTGCCTCCCCCCTGCTCCGCCTCCCCCACCTTACATATGTCTTTCTGCTAAT
Coding sequences within:
- the DRAXIN gene encoding draxin, translating into MARPGPTAVSVLVLTLLVLLELTPAGSLGPGTPARNRPKNHIDLPSPALWTPQTGHHRRRGLGKKERGPGRPSRAHDGALVTTTRQASRLSGAGELLPGQRPAGLLQEKDLLLGLALPYPEKESQAPGTQKARKRGREHRRRRERLKLNRGRVPVRGPSSLMQKAEPPEARAGDGAPEDSSTSLAPTMLYLTTADAAPTTEGSLVLPVTALWPQAQPRPDGEVMPTLDMALFDWTDYEDLKLAAWPPAGRRERHRGKLSGDGNETSPAAGGTCRHHQDCLPGSCCDLREHHCDPQNRGLNNKCFDDCMCAEGLRCYAKFHRNRRVTRRKGRCVEPDTADGDQGSFINV